In Oxalobacteraceae bacterium OTU3CINTB1, the sequence CATGTCGGGGGTCATCAGCACGGTCATGCTCAGTTCGTGGGCCGACCACGTCATTGGTTTTTCCATTGTTGCTCCCTGGTTTATTGATATAAAAATCGTTGTTTGAGTCGATGCTCAAGTGCGCGTTGTCGCCGGAGTCAGCTGGCGTACTACTTGTTCGATATCGCCGACCAAGCCTGGGACGCCGTCCAGCACCAGGCCGAGCTGATCCCAGGCGCGTGCGGAGGCGCCCTCCTTCAGGGCGGCTTCCGCCAGTTGCGCCAGCGCCGCCATGCGGTCCGCGCCCACCGTTCCGGACAGGCCCTTGATCGTGTGCAGCACCGGCAACGCGGCCTGCGCATTTCCGGCGGCGCGCGCCTCCTGCAACTGCGCTGCCAGCTTCTCCGATTCCCCCGCGAAGCTGCGCAGCGCCATCAGATAGACCGGCTGCAATCCGCCCATGCGCTTGAGCGCGGCGGTGCTGTTCAGACCGGCCTCGGGCAGCGGCATGGCCCCGCTGTCGGTGGAGACGACGCTGACCGCGGCAGCCGGCGCGCCCCCCCGCCCCACATGGTTGAGGATCACCTCGATCAGCTGGGCGAGGTCGAAGGGCTTGCCCACGTGGTCGACCATGCCCGCCGCCAGCGCGGCGACCCGGTCGGCGGCCATGGCGTTGGCGGTCATGGCGACGATCGGCGGCGCGCCCGCGCCCAGCAGCCGGCGGATTTCCCGCGTCGCCTCGTAGCCGTCCATCTCCGGCATTTGGATATCCATCAGGATCAGGTCCGGCATCGGCCCGCCGCGCGTGACCGCTTCGATCGCAAATGGGCCCGAACCGACCACCTCGACCCGCGCGCCATCGTTGCCGAGCAGCTCGCTGGCGACCTGCTGGTTGGCCGGATTGTCGTCCACCAGCAGCAGCCGCAAGCCGGCCAGCCGCTGCTTCGACGGCACCGACACCTGCGACAGCGGCGCGCGCCGCTCCATGCGGGCGTCGGCCACGGCGTCGAACAGCATCGAGGCGGTGACCGGCTTGACCACGAAACCGTCGAGCACCGGCGACAAATCCTCGTGCTGCTGCGCCAGCAGTTCGCGGTCGTGCGCGGTGACCATGACGATCAGCGGCATCTTGCCCGACGGCGCCAGCTTGCGGATCTGGCAGCTCGTTTCCCAGCCGTCCAGCGTCGGCATGCGCCAGTCGATGAATATCACATCGTAGGCGCGCTGCTGCGCCACCTGTTCCGACACGGCGGCCAGCGCCTCCTGGCCGCTGGCCGCCAGATCCACCTGCCAGCCGAACGAGCCGGCCATTTCGCTCAACACCACGCGCGCGACCGGGTTGTCATCGACCACCAGGCACTTGAGGTCGCGCATCAGCTCGTCGGACGGTTGCGCGCCCGGCTGCGCCTCGCGCGCCGGCTGCTGCTCCGCCGCCTCGCACTCGATGGTGAAATCGAACACGCTGCCCTTGCCCGGCGTGCTGTCGACGCCGAGCGTGCCGCCCATCAGCGCCACCAGCCGCTGGCTGATCGCCAGGCCCAGTCCGGTGCCGCCATAGCGCCGCGCGGTCGAGGCCTCGGCCTGCGAGAAGCCGTCGAAGATGTGCCGGCACTGTTCCTCGGAAATACCGATGCCGGTATCGCGGATCGCAAAGCCGATCGACAGGCGCTTGCCGTCGCGCGCGAGCAGCTTGGCCGACACCAGGACCTCGCCGTGCTCGGTGAATTTGATGGCGTTGCCGGCCAGGTTGAGCAGCACTTGCTGCAGCCGCAGGCCGTCGCCGACGACCAGATCGGGCAGCGCCGGATCGATGCGGAACAGCACCTCGATATTCTTGCTGCCGACGTTGGCCGACAGGATCACCGCCAGGTCGCGCCACAGTTTGTCGAGCCGGAACGGATGCGGGTCCAGCGCCAGCTTGCCCGCCTCCACCTTGGAAAAGTCGAGGATGTCGTTGAGCAGTCCCAGCAAGGCGCTGGCGGCCGAGTGGGCCTTGGACGTGTAGTCCTGCTGGCGCTCGCTCATTTCTGTCTGCTGCAGCAGTTGCAGCATGCCCAGCACGGCATTCATCGGCGAGCGGATCTCGTGGCTCATGTTGGCGACGAACTCCGATTTGGCGCGGCCGGCCTGCACCGCCTCCTCCTTGGCCTGCTGCAGCGCCAGGCGCGAGGCGCGCGACTCGGTGCGGTCGGTGCTGCTGCCGACCCAGCTGACGATGACGCCGTCGGCATTCCGCTGCGGCAGCGCGTGATTGTCGAACACGCGCCAGACGCCGTCGCGGCGGCGCATGCGGCAGTCGCAGCGGAACTCGGTGCCCTCGGTGCTGGCCTGGCGCCAGGCCGCCGCCATCGCGGCGATGTCGTCCGGGTGGATCACGCTGGCCCAGTTGTCGTCACCCAGCATCTGCTCGGGCGGAATGCCGCTGAACTCTTCCCAGTGGTGGCTGAGGAAATCGACGCGCAGGCTCGGCGTGGCGGTCCACACCATCTGCGGCAAGCCTTCGGTCAGCGAGCGCCAGCGCGACTCCGACGCCGTCAGCTGCGTCAACAATTCTTGCGAGGCCTGCTTGTTTTCAATTAACTGCTCAACCGACTGGAATTGCTTGCGCAAGCCGAAGCGCATGCTCATCAGCAAAGCCGCTGCCAGGATCAGCAGCAGCGAGGCGAAGATGGCGGCGTTGCGCACCTCCTTGCGCCACGGCGCCAGGAAATCGTCGCTGGCCAGCCCCACCACCACGTAGACCGGATAGGCGCCCACCCGCGAGACGCTCAAGGTGCGCTCGAGGTTGTCGCGCGGGCTGATGACCGTGTACGTGCCACGGTCCGCCTTGCCGTCCATGATGCGCTGGGTGATGGCGTTGACCTTGATGGTGCTGCCAAAGAGCATGTCCT encodes:
- a CDS encoding response regulator; protein product: MRVETLRKFRKLFGVLVAAVAVAFLIVLLGIGHVLNQSRLRYYASADETSRNLAITLEKFLNSHFLEVDLAMRRAGVEFQAMHAAGRFDNDKFSAYLRSLKERIPQADAVRGADAAGRVIYGERVDPAKPQDLSIREFFQRAKSEQELIIGTPARSRISDEWVLPLAFPLTMPDGGFGGAAYVLINSARLTAAFAALNIGERGAIVLLDNRKRVLHRYPEAEDMLFGSTIKVNAITQRIMDGKADRGTYTVISPRDNLERTLSVSRVGAYPVYVVVGLASDDFLAPWRKEVRNAAIFASLLLILAAALLMSMRFGLRKQFQSVEQLIENKQASQELLTQLTASESRWRSLTEGLPQMVWTATPSLRVDFLSHHWEEFSGIPPEQMLGDDNWASVIHPDDIAAMAAAWRQASTEGTEFRCDCRMRRRDGVWRVFDNHALPQRNADGVIVSWVGSSTDRTESRASRLALQQAKEEAVQAGRAKSEFVANMSHEIRSPMNAVLGMLQLLQQTEMSERQQDYTSKAHSAASALLGLLNDILDFSKVEAGKLALDPHPFRLDKLWRDLAVILSANVGSKNIEVLFRIDPALPDLVVGDGLRLQQVLLNLAGNAIKFTEHGEVLVSAKLLARDGKRLSIGFAIRDTGIGISEEQCRHIFDGFSQAEASTARRYGGTGLGLAISQRLVALMGGTLGVDSTPGKGSVFDFTIECEAAEQQPAREAQPGAQPSDELMRDLKCLVVDDNPVARVVLSEMAGSFGWQVDLAASGQEALAAVSEQVAQQRAYDVIFIDWRMPTLDGWETSCQIRKLAPSGKMPLIVMVTAHDRELLAQQHEDLSPVLDGFVVKPVTASMLFDAVADARMERRAPLSQVSVPSKQRLAGLRLLLVDDNPANQQVASELLGNDGARVEVVGSGPFAIEAVTRGGPMPDLILMDIQMPEMDGYEATREIRRLLGAGAPPIVAMTANAMAADRVAALAAGMVDHVGKPFDLAQLIEVILNHVGRGGAPAAAVSVVSTDSGAMPLPEAGLNSTAALKRMGGLQPVYLMALRSFAGESEKLAAQLQEARAAGNAQAALPVLHTIKGLSGTVGADRMAALAQLAEAALKEGASARAWDQLGLVLDGVPGLVGDIEQVVRQLTPATTRT